Proteins from a single region of Macrotis lagotis isolate mMagLag1 chromosome 2, bilby.v1.9.chrom.fasta, whole genome shotgun sequence:
- the UPK3A gene encoding uroplakin-3a: MCPLWAALALGWLPLSLAVDLEPQLASITFATNNPTLTTITLEKPICMFDASAVSQNVSYEVNLYVMVNSESLGQAAIQDNRSFPINNTFQETFGGQRAPYKAASFIMPQCGDLPNLDEAGDVNKAAEILSAYLVRVGDDDYCLLNPNFKGNCNPPLMRATEYRFKYVLVNISSGFVEDQTLWSQPIRTNQIFPPSQIDTWPGRRSGAMIVITSILSTLVFFLLVGFAAAVIFSFVSMGNSDLEIQHESQISQEVVPKAQGTSEPSYSSVNRRQSLDRAEVYTSKLQD, translated from the exons ATGTGTCCCTTATGGGCTGCACTAGCTCTGGGCTGGCTGCCATTGAGCCTGG CGGTGGACCTGGAACCTCAACTAGCCAGCATCACGTTTGCCACTAACAACCCCACCTTGACCACTATCACCTTGGAGAAGCCTATTTGTATGTTTGATGCCTCTGCTGTCTCACAGAATGTCTCCTATGAGGTCAATCTGTATGTGATGGTGAACTCAG AGAGCCTAGGACAGGCGGCCATCCAGGACAATCgcagcttcccaatcaataacacATTCCAGGAGACGTTCGGGGGCCAGAGAGCACCCTACAAAGCTGCCTCCTTCATCATGCCCCAGTGTGGAGACCTGCCCAACCTGGACGAGGCTGGGGACGTGAACAAAGCTGCTGAGATCCTGAGTGCCTATTTGGTCAGGGTTGGAGACGATGACTACTGCTTACTGAACCCCAACTTCAAGGGTAACTGCAATCCCCCTCTTATGAGGGCCACAGAATACAG gtttaaATATGTACTGGTAAATATATCAAGTGGTTTTGTGGAAGATCAAACCCTCTGGTCTCAGCCAATTCGGACAAACCAGA ttttcccacccTCACAGATTGACACTTGGCCTGGCAGGCGGAGTGGGGCCATGATAGTCATCACTTCCATCCTCAGCACTCTCGTGTTCTTTCTGCTGGTGGGCTTTGCAGCAGCTGTCATCTTCAGCTTTGT GAGTATGGGGAACTCAGACTTAGAGATACAACATGAATCTCAAATCAGCCAGGAGGTGGTTCCAAAAGCCCAGGGAACCTCAGAGCCCTCCTATTCCTCTGTGAATCGAAGGCAATCTCTGGATCGAGCGGAGGTCTATACCAGCAAGCTCCAGGACTGA